The Littorina saxatilis isolate snail1 linkage group LG1, US_GU_Lsax_2.0, whole genome shotgun sequence nucleotide sequence AGATAAGGTATTTTTCAGTTGGATTCATTATAATTCAAAGTCAAGACAGTTTAGTTGGGTTAAGCAGGTCACTTTTGCTGTTATTTCCCTTGTAAACACAATTGTAGGTCATGGTCGTGTGTCTAGTATGAGACATGTAAGTGTTATATATGAGGCATATAAGGAAAATGTAGGTTTCATATAAGATTCTTATAAGTTTCATAAATGAACATTTCATATAAGAGACCTATACAGCTATAGGTTTCATATTATAAGAGAATATAAGGTTCATATAAGACCTATATGAGTTCAGGTTATAGGTTTCTTATATGATTCatataagtttcttataagaatttacctcatttgcatttaaaataCCTATAAGCcacatacagtggagtccggtacaacgaatctcaagggagatacattttagttcgtgatatcagtaattcgctgtagagttttcaaccctaaatggccttaagacaagttttcccactcaccttcaaatgatcgtgtcatcgatctttccttggagagtacaatctctgcatgttttcaacagcttcataatataatccatagaggcatagttcaaatgttcactttactgtcacaattttagaagtaaaatttaaaaagtcgtgtaaaagcatgtacatatgtacattctgatcaatctccgatttcatggtgtccaccagttctggtgcatgtactaccctggccaagtttcctctcaagacatcaaagagaccgccccataggttaaactccctataggttaaactcggtcactgacccgggagtgacccgggtgcaggaagtgtttcctctctcataaaggggaaccacctctcatagctaaaactgggtcaatgacccctgggaagaaggtaacagtgtctataaacaaggccacccagctatcacaatggacctgcctttgatctcgcctcaTAGCagatcgttgtagccttgtgactttttagagcacagtcatagcttagcagctgattggaatagtgaaaacacagcggcgttggctgttccgtgcacctcccgctgtttgttcagagttcgctcagagttcgctcatcacgggatgtgcacttgtgtttgtgtatttttgtgtatttttgtctttggagacagttattgacatcagttcgttgtagccttgtgacttttagagacaaaacgcctctggggcgatgaaaacgtgtttgttataagaggggttcgttatgcaaatgagttcaaaaggttcgttgtggccggaaagtaacaagtaagaaatagaaggctgtctgccgggaaatcaatggcagttcgttaaaagcgggatttcgttatacccaggttcgttatacctggactccactgtatatgATTCTGTCATATAAGAATCTTATATGAAATGGGGTCCAATTTCTTATAAGTTCATTTCGTACGGGTATTGCAGCCACAGTAccgatttgtggtatgtgttcaagtgaaaggatgctcttaatccatgtgaaagcctggaGAGATCTGTGGCAGTGAGCATGGTCGTGTGTGCAGGAAGGACAGTACCTTTAAGCAGTGAGCTGAACCAAATGTTTCATTAATTGTTTGCTGCAGGGTGGCATAGCGCAGTTGAACACCAACTTTACGAAGGAGCTGGCAGAAGCACAAGCTGACCTGGCGCAGACAAAGCAAAGGGTTGAAAGAGAGCTGAAAGGTTGGTTTTCATAAAATTTTGTCTTTCTGTTACTAACACTGCTGGAGATATTTGTTGTGTTCTTTACTTCTTTTGTGAAGAAAGAAGAGATTCCATTGAAGCATGAAGACTCATGAACCCTAGCTATGACCAAGTTAAAGAATTTCCTGATGAAGCAAATGTGCATATGGATACCAAAGTATAGTATTACTTATAACCAGGGAGTATATGTGTGTTTCTGTAAATAAATACTTTGGCCGACAGGTTCATGACTTGCAGTTCAAAACTTTAACTTTATAACACTGAAAATCATGATGAAAGGGTCATGCAGTGCATGCCGTGGCAGAACTACATAATCAGAAAGCGTGTGTAGCAAAGAAGAGAGCTGGACTGTGAAgcttaggccaaataaaaatatatgttggtttagggttaCGTGACCGACCCTATTTATTCCCGCCTACCCTAAAACTGTTtgttcatttctaaaaaaaaacaaaaaaactgttggcacattttgcgaaccataccgacaCTAAGTGAAGTAACCTcttttaaaatcgactaaaaaaataaaaaataaaaataagattaaacaagaagggcaaagcccatacgactcacatgcttgaccttgacctttacatgaccttgaccttcagggtcaaggtcaaataactaaacctagcaatgacatcatacactaagaactgctttacacatttttcctaccaaaatacatgtgaccttgacccaaggtcaaggtcatccaaggtcatgcaacacaaagctgttaattcaagacataggaagtacaatggtgcttattggctctttctaccatgagatatggtcacttttagtggttcactaccttattttggtcacatttcataagggtcaaagtgaccttgaccttgatcatatgtgacgaaatgtgtctcatgatgaaagcataacatgtgccccacataatttttaagtttgaaacagttatcttccatagttcagggtcaaggtcacttcaaaatatgtatacaatccaactttgaagagctcctgtgaccttgaccttgaagcaaggtaaaccaaactggtatcaaaagatggggcttactttgccctatatatcatatataggtgaggtattcaatctcaaaaacttcagagaaaatgggaaaaatgtgaaaaatagctgttttttagacaacatttatggcccctgcgaccttgaccttgaagcaaggtcaagatgctatgtatgttttttggggccttgtcatcatacaccatcttgccaaatttggtactgatagactgaatagtgtccaagaaatatccaacgttaaagttttccggacggacggacgactcgggtgagtacatagactcacttttgcttcgcatgtgagtcaaaaaaagcCCACCTACCAACCTTATCTTTTTTGGCCACGTTACCCTAAAACAACATTTATTGTTGTTTGGACTTATACTAACATGTGACGGAATGATTACTGTGCAGTCCTGGAGCAGCAGGTGGCGGAAGTGGACCAGCgcctcaaaacaaaacaggatgAGTTGCGAGTCCTTAACAGTTACAAGGTCAGTGTCACCTGAATACCGGCCGTTGCTGTATGGTTTTAGCTAATAGATTACAGCAGGTTTAACaatcactctccatccattttcaACATTACATGTGATTTTAGAATTTTGCCGAGCACATAGCAGTAGGACATGAATGAAGTACATGTTCCACGCATAAAGGAACGAATTCAGATTTGCAGCCTCATCTGAAGCTGCTTTTAACGACTGccccttttttcattttttagaaTCTTGTCAATGGAGAAAGGTTTTGATTTGAAGCTAATAAAATCAGTTTCTGGAAAGATTTATTCAGAACAGTCGGATGTAAGTACGTAGTCTTGAAGAAGTCCTTGGCTGGTTTTGATTATTGAATGTTTTAATTaaggcgctggcttcaaaaccagttgtcgctatcagcgtgggtccaatccccacgttcggcgagggatttatttcccagataCAGATTTGTGCTGACTCTCCTTGGTGGCCGAAcatccccgtgtgcacacatgcgcacgataaagaacccaagttcacagcgaaagtttcagggcttggaaacatgaatacacgcatgcagggaaaaaaattaaaaaatatgggtagcgccgtatactgtatggcagctcgctttccccagggagaaagcagtctgaatttccatgagggtaacctcacaggactgtataaaatcttatccttattatTTATGAATTGCCCAATATGTACATGCaaaagatatatatatgtaagtTCATTATTACTTGTAATGTGTTGTGGTTTACAGGACAAGGAATACCCAGTGAAAGCGATGATGATTACCAACCTAATGAAAGAACTTGAGAACGTCAAGAATTCTAATCAGGTTAGAAATTTGCCTGGTTATAGTTCCATatcttgtcatttttcttttgtgtgtgtgtatgaagtttaaCTTTTTAAGCAAAATTGGACTGCTTGGTTCATATGCCTAGCATTATAAGAATCTTTGGGTTCACAAAATACGAAAAATGATTACATTTCCTGTCAACAATGCATTTTCATGTAAGCAGTTATTGACACAGTTTTTTCTTACAAACTCATTTTGTGCAGGTATAAGTTCAGTTGAGACTGGTTGATATGGTTGTGAAGAAGTTACAAGAGGTGTGCCAATAGACACATTtccgaaataactctgtcggttttgtatgggttgtggaataGTTGCTTTTCCTGGGAAACACTGAGACAAATAAACCCAAGTGAAATTGGAGTCAAGCGATCGACTTAGATCCCAGTGAAAATGAGATCTGAGATCTGTGATTTCTGCACTGTCCGGTTAATACTATGCTCATTTTATTGAAAATACACGCATTGGAGCTGACAAATCAATGCCGATGCGATCGCATGCGCCAGTGTACAGATCACGTACCACATGTGTCACAAGACATGCTGCTTTCTAGTGTTTGGCCTACAATGTATATGACTCTTTCCTCTCTGTCTTATACTTTCCCCTCTCAAAAGCCATGCATCATCCAAggtttttctttcacatactgGTTCGCATATATATATCCGccttcttttttcttatgcaGGAAGACAGCGAGGAGCTAGAGCATATCATCAACACAGAGTTAGGCAAATACGAAAAGGAACGAATACATACGACCAATGACATCACCAGAGTTGTCACGGAGGTGAGCTTTTTCATACTTGTGTATTTTATGTAGCTAGCTCTTTACTTGAAATATTTTTTGTCAATATCAACAGAGCTACAGTAGCAGACATTTTGGGGGGGATTCATATTATTACGTATCATGAAGATGAGTGGTATGAGCATTTGCTTATATTGTTTACATGACGATAAGAACTACCAGCATCAATGTGCCGTACTAGTGATTTGTGACATGTGGGTACATTTGCTGTGCAGGATGCTGTGGGCATGATGCATCCCAGTCTAAAGGACATGGCACTTCAAAATATGGTGATGAAGAAGGTGAgctcttgttttttgtttggtttttctcACTCATTATCTACAACAATGAGaatgttatacagtggaacccctccaaaaatctgaaaaaaaatcaggtcttaaaaaggtcttaaaatgggtgtaaaagttaaaacaaaaaatcttaaaaaaatTAAGGTCTTAcgagggaagtcttaaattgggggtggaggggggggatctttaaaggggggttctacaGTAAAAACAAAGCACACATTGATTCAACGTTGTTATTTTATGAAGGTACATTTCtgcatgtaagcgtaggtttgCAGGCAAAGGCAGCAGGGTATGAACAGAAATGTGAGACAGCTGTACAATTACTGCAGGGAAGTAAGGAAAAAACTCACATTTCTTGtgacattaaatacagtgatACCTCTGATAACAGGACACCCTTGAGACCAGCCAAAAGCGTCCTTATGTTGCAGGCGTTCTCTCATGGCAGGTATACTTTAGTCAAGTTTGTAGACCTTGGGATACCAGAGGATGGCCTTTATTTGCAGTTGTCCTCTCACTTGAGTGGTCGCACATGGCTTGTACCACTATATAGTCATTCTGAGTATATTTATTTTCAATGCGCAGGAGATTGAGTTTCACACAAAGGAACAGGTAGGACTGCGAGATGCCACCAAAGCTCTTGAGAGGGAAGTTGACAAGCTGTTACGAGACCCAAAAACCAATATTCGCCTGCAGATGTTTCCAGAATTCTTCCCCACAAGAACAAAGTGAGTGTACTCAgagaaaagagggagggaggggggggtcactggagagaaagagagtgagaaagagagagagagtgattgtgtgtgtgtgccttctGTGAAAGAAAAAAGGCCAAGGAGAGAGCGTGTAACTATGTATTCTAGGGATTCAGGGGGGAAAAAGTGATCATGACAGatcgagggtgtgtgtgttactttGCATCATCactgctttgttttctttcttgttaatcATTACTCTTTGCACACTTTGTAGTAAATTTATATCTTTTTGTAAGATTTTGGTAGTAATTTCACTCTCTTTAATTCTGTGTTGCAGATGTACACCGGACATGGATGTAGTGTTAGACATACCAACACAGCAGTGGTTACCAATATGAGGCAACATTCCTGTTCATGTTTGAATTTTGATGCAGTGCCTGTGCCGTGAATGCTGAACACAATGATTTGAAAAGGAGAATACTGTATATGCATTTAATGAAATCCTGTTATTCAGCATGAAGACATTGTCAAGCAGCAGCAGTGCCtactttttctttcttgcttgattgattggaTTTATCAGCATTTTTCTGCAAATACCTACCAGCACCAATTGTGTCACGAAACCAGTTTTTCGCATGTCGTTCTGTACTTATATGCTAATTGTGTCTGTGAACAGAAGGCATGTTTTACCTGATGAAGATGCACCGCATTCCTGTGTGATAGTTTGTGTCATGCTGCAAGAGAGGTGCTTATAGGCACTTGACAAGCAGGGTGATAtttaattgtttatttttcaaGCGCATGCGAATGTTTCTTACATGAGAGATACTTGATTGGGAGATTTGATTACATCTGCATGCACTTGAAGCTGTTAAATGTTCACGAGTCCCACTGTGGTCATGACATCAGtcatatttatttatatggtgTAATTTTTATGTTGTTGCTGATTATGTTTGTTGCTTCAGACAGCATTGTGATTTCTGTGATAAATTTGAAAACAGTAAAGCATTAActtttatttttgcatgtgaaagaggttgtttttttactCAACCGTGATAGTATAGCAATGTATTTGTGGAAAATCTGCTGAGATAAAACTACAGTTAATGCCATTTCAGCATTTTCTGAGACTCTCATATCACTTTGCTGAGTTGTCACTGTCTATATAATTCTAAAATGTGACGTGAATTTAGTAGATATACTGCTGACTTTCCCAGAGTACTGGAGTACTGATCTTCAAATGAGCATCACTATAATTTGTGCCAGATAgtttgtaaatgtgtgtgtattttacaTCAGTCTTCAATTCAATCAGTGATTTGAACAAGATTGAATCAACAGCATTATTATTTATGTAAGAAATCAGAGTGCCTACATCATGGTGAATGTCCAGACCTAGAGCACAGTTCTAAGGAAAATGATTATGCAAATACTTACTTGTTTCTTATAACTGTAAGCAAACAGCATTGTGCTGTGAGATGTTATTTTGAAGCTCATTTCAAGTCATTCTGATGCAAGAGAAAAAACTGAACTACAGTTGTACATGAGCATATTTTTCCTGTCtccttgtgcgtgtgtgtgcatgtgtgaaactacagaaactttctttctttctttctttatttggtgttttacgtcgttttcaaccacgaagattatatcgcgacgggggaaggggcagatgggatagagccacttgtcaattgtttcttgttcacaaaagcactaatgaaaaatttgctccaggggcttgcaacgtagtacaatatattaccttactgggaaaatgcaagtttccagtacaaaggacttaacatttcttacatactgcttgactaaaatctttacaaaaattgactatattctatacaagaaacacttaacaagggtaaaaggagaaacagaatccgttagtcgcctcttacgacatgctggggagcatcgggtaaattctttctcgtcccaaccaatatgggactccccctaacccgcgggggggtacaATGTACTacagaaacaagaagagcaattGAATGCTATTgcaactttctttatttggtgtttaacgtcgttttcaaccacgaaggttatatcgcgacggggaaagggggagatgtgatagagccacttgtcaattgtttcttgttcacaaaagcactaatgaaaaatttgctccaggggcttgcaacgtagtacaatatattaccttactgggagaatgcaagtttccagtacaaaggacttaacatttcttacatactgcttgactaaaatctttacaaaaattgactatattctatacaagaaacacttaacaagggtaaaaggagaaacagaatccgttagtcgcctcttacgacatgctggggagcatcgggtaaattattccccctaacccgcgggggccGCTATTGCAACTCGCCTTCATCATATACAATATAAATTGGATGCAAATAAATGCTGCTCAGTAATCATCAAGATGAACACTGTGTCACCAGGGACACTTCACACTtgccac carries:
- the LOC138969026 gene encoding uncharacterized protein C20orf96-like, whose amino-acid sequence is MSEGWGKRATTRIDRSQFGNDELLKSLGQQFNLDFANYDQWQRKKPSRPPPPPKQKATEQTLSFLVSRPSKSADTGKKALSYREKKIAVKNQEEDKKRWERITILELRIQTRSKTLQQYKKRMKELLDENIKLKTEIDDTETDTHGGVKSLLRRYEKYRGGIAQLNTNFTKELAEAQADLAQTKQRVERELKVLEQQVAEVDQRLKTKQDELRVLNSYKDKEYPVKAMMITNLMKELENVKNSNQEDSEELEHIINTELGKYEKERIHTTNDITRVVTEDAVGMMHPSLKDMALQNMVMKKEIEFHTKEQVGLRDATKALEREVDKLLRDPKTNIRLQMFPEFFPTRTKCTPDMDVVLDIPTQQWLPI